The Brachyspira hyodysenteriae ATCC 27164 genome includes a window with the following:
- a CDS encoding BspA family leucine-rich repeat surface protein — translation MKKHKPATKEELKNLVFTDGIKLSDVDTSLITDMSELFQKSQRKDFEGIEDWDTSNVENMSWMFRECFSFNEPLDKWDTSNVTNMKGMFSLAKSFNQNINNWNVSKVIDMSYMFNACDLFNQPLNDWDVSNVKTMEAMFHSALSFNQPLDKWDTSKVENMHEMFCRCKQFNQPLNSWNVSNVKTMEAMFYSADSFNQPLDKWNTKKLSKMYSMFKYTDSYDCYDSLANWDLSKVSDISDFCANYERFYEKLPLRFRVYMQAFYGTHKVYVPIENNEEYDDDEYDFISEEYDLVSRDYITITKENVREVYNSISKDTNKKVMALKKKLETEYSKELSSVTDDYNFKTIEEAEKYVENNYNKKDDKKVSFINDNYKVLIKDKSREVENKVLKYIYLEYLVLKRDIKILTQVDNIINLLDEESFIEFIKNIYNETNKETAAFIYGIYGGDKAIKNIYKKEKDTKLSLLIIKLNIESKYALRILHEIYSNTKKSEVRYEAYNLIDEVIKKMNISYNEFELRFSPDFSFNSKGEKVLNEDYKLILNSDYSLSLFDIKNNKELKKAPQNLPEDLKDEITKLRKEIPSFMKNTSSLLAVLLASGEKYSYDLFKEIFIDNAIMNRFASSLIWNLYDKDSNFITTFRYSGDGSYSNFEDEEVKIDDNSFVSLASPIEMDDEIINKWRKQLEDYEIAQPLQQLTIIKLDKDNLKSELEKIDNSEIAYGTFKAFGARYGMYTEYVGYDVVSSYSLKSKNGDTFSIYANVNSNTDFHDRVKIDIYFTNENGEEVSKRFIYTLLVLMIWDFRLTDLF, via the coding sequence ATGAAAAAACATAAGCCAGCAACAAAAGAAGAATTAAAAAATTTAGTATTTACAGACGGTATAAAGCTTAGTGATGTAGATACAAGCCTTATTACAGATATGAGCGAGCTTTTTCAGAAAAGCCAAAGAAAAGATTTTGAAGGCATAGAAGATTGGGATACTTCTAATGTTGAGAATATGTCATGGATGTTTAGAGAATGTTTTAGTTTTAATGAGCCTTTAGACAAATGGGATACTTCTAATGTTACAAATATGAAAGGTATGTTTAGTCTTGCTAAATCTTTTAATCAAAATATAAATAATTGGAATGTTAGTAAAGTTATAGATATGAGTTATATGTTTAATGCATGTGATTTATTTAATCAGCCTCTTAATGATTGGGATGTATCCAATGTGAAAACTATGGAAGCGATGTTTCATTCTGCTCTTTCTTTTAATCAACCGCTTGATAAATGGGATACTTCAAAAGTTGAAAATATGCATGAAATGTTTTGCCGCTGTAAACAATTTAATCAGCCTTTAAATAGCTGGAATGTATCTAATGTAAAAACTATGGAAGCGATGTTTTATTCTGCTGATTCTTTTAATCAGCCTTTAGATAAATGGAATACAAAAAAATTAAGTAAAATGTACTCAATGTTTAAGTATACTGACAGCTATGATTGTTATGATTCATTAGCAAATTGGGATTTAAGTAAAGTATCAGATATTAGTGATTTCTGTGCTAACTATGAAAGATTCTATGAAAAATTACCTTTAAGATTTAGAGTATATATGCAGGCATTTTATGGTACTCACAAAGTTTATGTACCTATCGAAAATAATGAAGAATATGATGATGATGAATATGATTTTATATCAGAAGAATATGATTTAGTATCAAGAGATTATATAACTATCACAAAAGAAAATGTTAGAGAAGTATATAATTCGATATCAAAAGACACAAATAAAAAAGTTATGGCATTAAAAAAGAAATTAGAAACAGAGTATAGCAAAGAGCTTTCATCTGTTACTGATGATTATAATTTCAAAACTATAGAAGAAGCAGAAAAGTATGTTGAAAATAATTATAATAAAAAAGATGATAAGAAAGTTAGCTTTATAAATGATAATTATAAGGTTTTAATAAAAGATAAATCTAGAGAAGTTGAAAATAAAGTTTTAAAATATATATATTTAGAGTATTTGGTTCTCAAAAGAGACATTAAAATATTAACACAAGTTGATAATATAATTAATTTACTTGATGAAGAATCATTCATAGAGTTTATTAAAAATATTTATAATGAAACTAATAAAGAAACAGCCGCTTTTATTTATGGTATATATGGCGGAGATAAGGCTATAAAAAATATATATAAAAAAGAAAAAGATACTAAGCTTTCTCTTTTAATAATCAAATTGAATATAGAAAGTAAATATGCGCTTAGAATATTACATGAAATATATTCTAATACAAAAAAATCTGAAGTACGTTATGAAGCTTATAATTTGATTGATGAAGTTATTAAAAAAATGAATATTAGCTATAATGAGTTTGAATTAAGATTTTCTCCTGATTTCAGCTTTAATTCTAAAGGTGAAAAAGTATTAAATGAAGATTATAAATTAATTTTGAATAGTGATTATTCTTTGAGCCTTTTTGATATAAAAAATAATAAGGAACTTAAAAAAGCACCTCAAAACCTTCCGGAAGATTTAAAAGATGAAATAACAAAATTAAGAAAAGAAATTCCTTCCTTTATGAAAAATACTTCTTCTCTTTTGGCTGTTTTATTAGCAAGCGGTGAGAAATACAGTTATGATTTGTTTAAAGAGATTTTTATAGACAATGCTATTATGAATAGATTTGCTTCATCTTTAATATGGAATCTATATGACAAAGATTCTAATTTTATAACTACTTTCAGATATTCAGGTGACGGAAGTTATTCAAACTTTGAAGATGAAGAAGTAAAAATTGATGATAATAGTTTTGTAAGTTTGGCAAGTCCTATAGAAATGGACGATGAAATTATCAATAAATGGAGAAAACAGCTTGAAGATTATGAAATAGCACAGCCTTTACAGCAATTAACTATTATAAAATTGGATAAAGATAATTTGAAAAGCGAATTAGAAAAAATAGATAATTCAGAAATAGCTTATGGTACTTTCAAAGCTTTCGGTGCAAGATATGGAATGTATACTGAGTATGTAGGCTATGATGTTGTTTCAAGTTATTCTTTAAAATCAAAGAATGGAGATACTTTTAGTATATATGCTAATGTTAATTCAAACACTGATTTTCATGACAGAGTAAAAATAGATATTTATTTTACTAATGAAAATGGTGAAGAAGTAAGTAAAAGATTTATTTATACTTTATTGGTATTAATGATTTGGGATTTTAGATTGACAGATTTATTTTAA
- a CDS encoding NAD(P)H-dependent oxidoreductase, whose protein sequence is MNILVINGSPKGNNSITLQTLLFLEKLFIEHKFEFLNVGQKIRYYEKNFNEIKDAFEKSDVIIFSYPVYTFLVPYQLHRFIELLKENNIEVKDKFATQFSTSKHFYDVTAHKFLEENCLDLGFKYIKGLSADMEDLMKKEGQDDAINFFNYLIFFIENNLYTQNINLKYEDKIIYKRRFNNNIENKDGSKDVLILSNTSKDDENLINIIEDFKNIFPYKTREINIREYNFHGGCLGCFGCAITGKCVYKDGFDDFLRNEIQKADAIIYAFTIENHYTHSSFKLYEDRQFCNGHRTVTEGMPIGYIISGDYDSEYNLQTLIESRAEVGGNFLTHIANDYNKDIYNELEKLSSIMKYAIDNKCTRPKNFYGVGGMKIFRDLIYVMQGLMKEDHKYYKKHNIYDFPQKQRMKMLQMKLVGALISIPSVQKKMKNKMNEYILMPYKKIIDNAKHK, encoded by the coding sequence ATGAATATTTTAGTTATCAATGGAAGCCCTAAAGGAAATAATAGCATAACATTACAGACATTATTATTTTTAGAGAAATTATTTATAGAACATAAATTTGAATTTTTGAATGTAGGGCAGAAAATAAGATATTATGAAAAGAATTTTAATGAAATAAAAGATGCATTTGAAAAATCAGATGTGATAATTTTTTCTTATCCTGTATATACTTTTCTAGTTCCTTATCAGCTTCATAGATTTATAGAATTATTAAAAGAAAATAATATAGAAGTTAAAGATAAATTTGCAACGCAGTTTTCTACATCAAAACATTTTTATGATGTAACTGCTCATAAGTTTTTAGAGGAAAATTGTTTGGATTTAGGATTTAAATATATAAAAGGACTTTCTGCTGATATGGAAGACTTGATGAAAAAAGAAGGGCAGGATGATGCTATAAACTTTTTTAATTATTTAATATTCTTTATAGAAAATAATCTATATACACAAAACATTAATTTAAAATACGAAGATAAAATTATATACAAAAGAAGATTTAATAATAATATTGAAAATAAAGACGGCAGTAAAGATGTTTTAATATTAAGCAATACTTCAAAAGATGATGAGAATTTAATAAATATTATAGAAGATTTTAAAAATATTTTTCCATATAAAACAAGAGAGATAAATATAAGAGAGTATAATTTTCATGGCGGATGTTTAGGCTGTTTCGGATGTGCTATTACAGGAAAATGCGTTTACAAAGATGGGTTCGATGATTTTCTTCGAAATGAGATACAAAAGGCTGATGCCATTATATATGCATTTACTATAGAAAATCACTATACACATTCAAGCTTTAAACTTTATGAAGATAGACAATTTTGCAATGGACATAGAACAGTTACAGAGGGAATGCCTATAGGATATATTATAAGCGGTGATTATGACAGCGAATATAATTTGCAGACACTTATAGAATCGCGTGCAGAAGTAGGAGGAAATTTTTTAACTCATATCGCTAATGACTATAATAAAGATATATATAATGAACTAGAAAAATTATCTTCTATCATGAAATATGCCATAGATAATAAATGCACTCGTCCTAAAAATTTCTATGGGGTAGGAGGCATGAAAATATTCAGAGATTTAATATATGTAATGCAGGGGCTTATGAAAGAAGATCATAAATATTATAAGAAACATAATATATATGATTTCCCTCAGAAGCAGAGAATGAAAATGCTTCAGATGAAATTAGTAGGTGCTTTAATATCCATTCCTTCAGTTCAGAAGAAAATGAAAAATAAAATGAATGAATATATTTTAATGCCTTATAAAAAAATAATAGATAATGCCAAACATAAATAG
- a CDS encoding BspA family leucine-rich repeat surface protein translates to MKKYKPETKQELEQLVYTDGIKLYDVDTSLITDMSELFHNSTRKDFEGIEDWDVSNVEDMSYMFAHMSYDSYENRSKAKFNHNLNNWNVSKVKHMSFMFYYCQDFNQPLDKWDVSNVQDTFRMFDNCKKFNQPLNSWNVSNVTNMSGMFQVAESFNQPLDKWDVSKVTTMRAMFNYAKAFNQDISNWNVSKVEDMGYMFSICVNFNQPINDWDVSKVKTMEGMFRSAFKFNQPLDKWNTSKVENMNQMFNEALKFNQPLNSWNVSNVKTMECMFRGTEAFNQPLDKWDTKKLKTMFGMFDFAEGYNSFDSLANWDLNKVSEMSNLCFKRYEELPLRIKAYLQAFYGSYKDYLTVTKDNVKEIYDLISKDTNKKVLSFKKRLESEFSEELSSVTDNYNFKSIEEAEKYVENNYNKKDDKKVSFINDYKVLIKDKSREVENKVLKYIYLEYLLLKRDVKKLVQIDNIVNLLDKESFIKFIKNVYDETNKETAAFIYGIYGGDEAVKNIYKKEKDTKLSLLIIKLNIESKYALRILYEIYSNTKKSEVSYEADKLIDEVMEKMDISYNEFQLRYSSDLGFNSKGEKELNKDYKLILNSDYSLSLFDIKNNKELKKAPQNLNEDLKEEITKLRKEIPYFMKNTASLLAVLLASGEKYSYDLFKEIFIDNAIMNRFASSLIWNLYDKDSNFITTFRYSGDGSYSNCEDEEVKINDNSFVSLASPIEMNDETIDKWRKQLEDYEIAQPINQLTVIKLDKDNLKSELEKIDNLEIAYGTFKAFGERYEMYSEYIGYDVVKSYSLESKNGDTFTIDADVNSKTDFHDRVKIDINFDNENGEEVSKRFIYTLLVLMIWDFRLTDLF, encoded by the coding sequence ATGAAGAAATACAAGCCTGAAACAAAACAAGAATTAGAACAATTGGTATATACTGACGGAATAAAACTCTATGATGTAGATACGAGTCTTATAACAGATATGAGCGAGCTTTTTCATAACAGCACCAGAAAAGATTTTGAAGGCATAGAAGATTGGGACGTTTCTAATGTTGAGGATATGTCCTATATGTTTGCCCATATGAGTTATGATAGTTATGAAAACCGTTCTAAAGCTAAGTTTAATCACAATCTTAATAATTGGAATGTATCTAAAGTTAAGCATATGAGTTTTATGTTTTATTATTGTCAGGATTTTAATCAGCCTTTAGATAAATGGGACGTTTCTAATGTTCAGGATACATTTAGAATGTTTGATAATTGTAAAAAATTCAATCAGCCTTTAAATAGCTGGAATGTATCTAATGTAACAAATATGAGCGGTATGTTTCAGGTAGCAGAAAGTTTCAATCAGCCTTTAGACAAGTGGGACGTTTCAAAAGTTACAACTATGAGGGCTATGTTTAATTATGCTAAAGCTTTTAATCAAGATATAAGTAATTGGAATGTTAGTAAAGTTGAAGATATGGGTTATATGTTTAGTATATGCGTTAATTTTAATCAGCCTATTAATGATTGGGACGTATCTAAAGTAAAAACTATGGAAGGTATGTTTAGAAGTGCTTTTAAATTCAATCAGCCTTTAGATAAATGGAATACTTCAAAGGTTGAAAATATGAATCAGATGTTTAATGAGGCTTTAAAATTTAATCAGCCTTTAAATAGCTGGAATGTTTCCAATGTAAAAACTATGGAATGTATGTTTCGCGGTACTGAAGCTTTTAATCAGCCTTTGGATAAATGGGATACAAAAAAATTAAAAACAATGTTTGGAATGTTTGACTTTGCTGAAGGTTATAATAGTTTTGACTCATTAGCAAACTGGGATTTAAATAAAGTATCAGAAATGAGTAATTTATGTTTTAAAAGGTATGAAGAACTTCCTTTAAGAATTAAAGCATATCTTCAGGCATTTTATGGTTCTTATAAAGATTATTTAACTGTTACAAAAGATAATGTCAAAGAAATATATGATCTTATTTCAAAAGACACAAATAAAAAAGTTTTGTCATTTAAAAAGAGATTAGAAAGCGAGTTTAGTGAGGAACTTTCATCTGTTACAGATAATTATAATTTCAAATCTATAGAAGAAGCAGAAAAGTATGTTGAAAATAATTATAATAAAAAAGATGATAAGAAAGTTAGCTTTATAAATGATTATAAAGTTTTGATAAAAGATAAATCAAGAGAAGTTGAAAATAAAGTTTTAAAATATATATATTTGGAATATTTGCTCCTTAAAAGAGATGTTAAAAAATTAGTGCAGATTGATAATATAGTTAATTTACTTGATAAAGAATCATTTATAAAATTTATTAAAAATGTTTATGATGAAACTAATAAAGAAACAGCCGCTTTTATTTATGGCATATACGGAGGAGATGAGGCAGTAAAAAATATATATAAAAAAGAAAAAGACACTAAACTTTCACTATTAATAATTAAATTAAATATAGAAAGTAAATATGCACTTAGAATATTATATGAAATATATTCAAATACAAAAAAATCTGAAGTTAGTTATGAAGCTGATAAATTGATTGATGAAGTAATGGAAAAAATGGATATTAGTTATAATGAATTCCAATTAAGATATTCATCTGATTTAGGATTTAATTCTAAAGGTGAAAAAGAATTGAATAAAGATTATAAATTAATTTTGAATAGCGATTATTCTTTGAGTCTTTTTGATATAAAAAATAATAAGGAACTTAAAAAAGCCCCTCAAAATCTTAATGAAGATTTAAAAGAAGAAATAACAAAATTAAGAAAAGAAATTCCTTATTTTATGAAAAACACTGCTTCTCTTTTAGCTGTTTTATTAGCAAGCGGTGAAAAATACAGTTATGATTTATTCAAAGAGATTTTTATTGATAATGCCATTATGAATAGATTTGCTTCATCTTTGATATGGAATTTATATGATAAAGATTCTAATTTTATAACAACTTTCAGATATTCAGGCGATGGAAGTTATTCAAACTGTGAAGATGAAGAAGTAAAAATTAATGATAATAGTTTTGTAAGTTTAGCAAGCCCTATAGAAATGAATGATGAAACTATAGATAAATGGAGAAAACAGCTTGAAGATTATGAGATAGCACAGCCAATAAATCAATTAACTGTCATAAAATTAGATAAAGATAATTTAAAAAGCGAATTAGAAAAAATAGATAATTTAGAAATAGCTTATGGTACTTTCAAGGCTTTCGGTGAAAGATATGAAATGTATAGCGAGTATATAGGTTATGATGTTGTTAAAAGTTATTCATTGGAATCAAAGAATGGAGACACTTTCACTATAGACGCTGATGTTAATTCAAAAACTGATTTTCATGACAGAGTAAAAATTGATATTAATTTTGATAATGAAAATGGTGAGGAAGTAAGTAAAAGATTTATTTATACTTTATTAGTATTAATGATTTGGGATTTTAGATTGACAGATTTATTTTAA
- a CDS encoding plasmid mobilization protein yields the protein MPRGGARKGAGRKIQGTEKADIRVMFRLTKEMYNLINTYAQKENLSVGQYVRKIAISNIMDNN from the coding sequence ATGCCAAGAGGTGGAGCTAGAAAGGGAGCTGGTAGAAAAATACAAGGTACTGAGAAAGCTGATATAAGGGTTATGTTTAGGCTTACCAAAGAAATGTATAATCTTATTAATACTTATGCTCAGAAAGAAAATTTAAGTGTTGGGCAATATGTACGTAAAATAGCAATATCAAATATTATGGATAATAACTAA
- a CDS encoding L-fuculose-phosphate aldolase yields the protein MSDNRKDLGQQIIDACLNMRKDGVNQGTSGNISLRYKDGMLITPTSMPYEIMTPDDIVFVDGNGNPEPNKKPSSEWRFHLSILKDNPSFNAVIHNHAVYSSMVSILNVDCIPAIHYMVGVAGGKIIPCAEYATYGTQELCDNISKVMKGYKACILKNHGLLAADETLEKAYHVMMEVENLARLYIGVRSIGDYKVLSDSEMDIVLAKFNNYGLNVEHKNK from the coding sequence ATGTCTGATAATAGAAAAGATTTAGGTCAGCAAATTATAGATGCTTGTTTAAATATGAGAAAAGACGGTGTTAATCAAGGCACATCAGGAAATATAAGTTTAAGATATAAAGACGGTATGCTTATCACTCCAACAAGTATGCCTTATGAGATTATGACTCCAGATGATATTGTTTTTGTAGACGGAAATGGAAATCCAGAACCAAATAAAAAACCTTCAAGTGAATGGAGATTTCATTTATCAATACTTAAAGATAATCCTAGTTTTAATGCTGTAATACACAATCATGCTGTTTATTCATCTATGGTTTCTATATTAAATGTAGACTGCATACCTGCTATACATTATATGGTGGGAGTTGCCGGAGGAAAAATAATTCCTTGTGCCGAATATGCTACTTATGGTACTCAGGAATTATGCGACAATATTTCAAAAGTTATGAAAGGTTATAAGGCTTGCATATTAAAAAATCATGGACTTCTTGCTGCTGATGAAACTTTGGAAAAGGCTTATCATGTTATGATGGAAGTTGAGAATTTAGCTAGATTGTATATTGGTGTTAGAAGTATTGGTGATTATAAGGTTCTATCTGATAGCGAGATGGATATAGTTTTAGCTAAGTTTAATAATTACGGGCTTAATGTAGAGCATAAAAATAAATAG
- a CDS encoding DnaA ATPase domain-containing protein, whose protein sequence is MKRMLKLQTADSSYCLLNYKKHLQKLYETARDGKDPLCTNCDEYGFVKGTKDIVPVACYCVSDEKSRIKRKIEELETIIKRYNNVFNKLDNDMTLDIFADRFNNQKLVNTIKKYLELGSMNSLYIEGESGTGKTTMLKMLWQIYAINDIKALYMRASSFEDMHKNLFNKNAQDRDLKSNIDAKIDNVKYADIIMIDDIDSVGFHYAAEGYYNLFDKIRALEKTVILTSNKSYGGLMSSLNIKARKDNIEEIKGRLTSRLKNLNIIELEMQKFKELITA, encoded by the coding sequence ATGAAGCGTATGCTAAAATTGCAAACTGCGGATAGCAGCTATTGCCTGCTAAATTATAAAAAGCATTTGCAGAAATTATATGAAACAGCAAGAGACGGCAAAGATCCTTTATGTACAAATTGTGACGAGTATGGATTTGTGAAAGGTACTAAAGATATAGTTCCTGTTGCATGTTATTGTGTGAGTGATGAAAAAAGCAGGATAAAAAGAAAAATAGAAGAGTTAGAAACAATAATAAAAAGATACAATAATGTATTTAATAAATTAGATAATGATATGACATTAGATATTTTTGCAGATAGGTTTAATAATCAAAAGTTAGTAAATACCATAAAAAAATATTTAGAATTAGGTAGTATGAACTCATTGTATATTGAAGGAGAAAGCGGAACAGGTAAAACCACAATGCTTAAAATGTTATGGCAGATATATGCTATTAATGATATCAAGGCATTGTATATGAGAGCATCTAGTTTTGAAGATATGCATAAAAACTTATTCAATAAAAATGCACAGGATAGAGATTTAAAATCTAACATAGATGCAAAAATAGACAATGTAAAATACGCAGATATTATTATGATAGATGACATTGACAGCGTAGGCTTTCATTATGCAGCTGAAGGCTATTATAACCTATTTGATAAAATAAGAGCATTAGAAAAAACAGTGATACTAACATCAAATAAAAGCTACGGCGGTTTAATGAGCAGCTTAAATATAAAAGCAAGGAAAGATAATATTGAGGAAATTAAGGGAAGACTTACAAGCAGATTAAAGAACTTGAATATTATAGAACTTGAAATGCAGAAGTTTAAAGAATTAATAACTGCTTAA
- a CDS encoding HNH endonuclease has product MRSNEKAYKRYQSKKWRALRESFLNKNPLCKNFAECHNFAEHVDHIKRVESEDDPLFYDKSNLQALCRRCHSRKTAKEDGAFGNKKKDY; this is encoded by the coding sequence ATGCGAAGTAATGAAAAAGCATATAAAAGATATCAAAGTAAAAAATGGCGAGCATTGAGAGAAAGTTTTTTAAATAAAAATCCGCTTTGTAAAAACTTTGCTGAGTGCCATAACTTTGCTGAACATGTGGATCATATAAAAAGAGTAGAAAGCGAAGATGATCCTTTGTTTTATGATAAAAGCAACTTGCAGGCTCTATGCAGAAGATGTCATAGCAGAAAAACAGCAAAAGAAGACGGAGCTTTTGGAAATAAAAAGAAAGATTATTGA
- a CDS encoding tyrosine-type recombinase/integrase: protein MASKKYKELILQNNNIISQEQAELLYKQANYLNILDYMKEEQLIKQIDYETEKENFFKQCSKTKSNHTKRQYKNGLNKLEEYCKINNKNILFIKAREADDFITEVNSSELSNLSVRALVSSCSSFFSFLERRYPFMKNPFRGTKTRPPVKNKKRLEVPTKKEIELIIKDISNPLIKVAIIFIMECGVRVGALPKLEIRNNKYYSYSKGKEISWKVTDKVIKLLKQNNLSFNNPFKNKSSEVIRNIFYRSSKRLYNQGKIKAAYSIHDIRHYFAVTLYKQTKDIELIRQALNHSSIAITGIYLKSLEAE, encoded by the coding sequence ATGGCTTCTAAAAAATATAAAGAATTAATATTACAAAATAATAATATAATAAGCCAAGAGCAAGCAGAACTTCTTTACAAACAAGCTAACTACTTAAATATACTTGACTATATGAAAGAAGAGCAGCTTATTAAACAGATAGATTATGAAACAGAGAAAGAAAACTTTTTTAAGCAGTGTTCAAAAACAAAAAGCAATCACACAAAAAGACAGTATAAAAATGGACTTAATAAACTAGAGGAATACTGCAAAATTAATAACAAAAATATTTTATTTATTAAAGCAAGAGAAGCTGATGATTTTATAACAGAAGTTAATTCTAGTGAGCTTTCTAATTTAAGTGTACGTGCATTAGTTTCTTCCTGTTCATCTTTCTTTTCTTTTTTAGAAAGAAGGTATCCGTTTATGAAAAATCCTTTTCGAGGGACAAAAACTCGTCCGCCTGTAAAAAATAAGAAACGTTTGGAAGTACCAACTAAAAAAGAAATTGAATTAATAATTAAAGATATATCAAATCCTCTTATAAAAGTGGCCATCATTTTTATAATGGAATGCGGTGTGCGTGTTGGTGCTTTACCTAAACTAGAAATAAGAAATAACAAATATTATTCATATTCAAAAGGCAAAGAAATAAGCTGGAAAGTTACTGACAAAGTTATTAAATTATTAAAACAGAATAATCTTTCTTTTAATAATCCTTTCAAAAATAAAAGCTCTGAAGTAATAAGGAACATATTTTATAGAAGTTCAAAGCGTTTATATAATCAAGGTAAAATAAAAGCCGCCTACTCTATACATGATATAAGGCATTATTTCGCTGTTACCCTATACAAACAAACCAAAGATATAGAACTTATTAGACAGGCATTAAATCATAGCTCTATAGCTATAACAGGAATATATTTAAAAAGTTTGGAGGCAGAATAA